The genomic segment ATTACTAACTAATTTAGCTTATTACAATCATTAGTCATTGTGCATAAAATGTTTATACAGAGAAACgaataatttaaatatacaaTATTTTGCTATCCTGCCAATAACAATATAGATTAAACCCATTCCGGAAATAAAAGTCCTCCACTGAAGGCCAATCGTACAACGTGATTGGTTAAATTTCGTAAAACGTCATCCATGCTGTCCAATGACCGCCAAAAAGGGAAGTTTCCTTTGTCTCTGATTGGCTAATCGCATTCCCGTGACAGCAGATTAGTTTGTAGAGTCACTTTACGTTGATTCGTGACCTGCAGCTTTACATCGCGCCCAATATAGTCATTACGTAccagaatttgtatttttcgTAATTGAATCGAGGTAAGTGTGCTTCGTTTGGCTCAACTGAAGGTGTTTCCTGTTTCGTGTTCTGTTAGCTTTGTGTTTATTAGCGTCAGCTAGCCTCCGCGGCGTATTCTAGTAGGTGCTTCACTAACCGTCGCTTCTCTGGGCGAGTTTattcaacaaaacaacaacaacaaacacgCAGAATAGCATGTTGGGACTTTCACGTGTTCTCATAGCTCGGCCTAACTTTCTTCAGGAGACCTGCATCCACGAACGGCTGTGAGGGTTGACCTGCGCGTGGGAACCTCGAGGCCGGAGAGGAGTGAAAATTAGCGGTGAAATTAAACGGATGGTTCTTCCCTGAGGACGTCGTTGTTTTGGGTAGCAGCAAACATGGTAGAGCCCGCGGCGCATTCCTTTGCATCTGTGGAGGAGGAGATGGTGTTCTGGAAAGAGCAGGCGCAGAGGCAGCAGCAGAGGTAAGGGGTAACACCAGAGGAGAcactaaaccaggggtctgcaacctccaACCCTAGGAGCCTTCGGGCACATCTCTCTGACCACAACAAGGGAGTAGGAGCAAACAAATCGTACTTCActctaatttgaaaaaaaaagaaaaaaaaaaagaatttatcaCTGTTACGATTATAATAAACAACTATTGTTATTTTTGccacaaacaaaacttgaagagaaaatagccttttctAACGCTAACAGAGACTCACGTGActctctttcaaaataagacatcctgTGTCTCAAATATCATCTCAGTGCACTAATGTAGTGGCTGGTAGTGTAATGTCaccaacagaataaaaaataacaccTTGTTTTACTATCTGTGGTGCTTTTCAGTTTGCAGATGGTTGTAATTTTTGACCTTTACCTTATTTTCTAACTATAAGGTGCATTTAAAAAgcgttgaatttgttcaaaaatagaaaatccaccTATAATTACTGTAAGGGCACCTTTGGTATAAATTCTGATTTTTCCGGATTGAGCTCAAATTGGTTTTCTGTGGTACATGgagctcaaaaatctgtcagtaTTTTGGTACAACTTTAGTAAACTACAAATGATTGATGGAAAATTAAGGCTACAATAATTAGGACCCTCATGGAGTGATGCACACTTTTCTTTGACGGTTTGTGAATTAGTTAATGAATGAAGTTTGAATTActtaacttaatttttaaaaattaaactgttttcttgttctttagccaaagagccacaggttgcagaccccttcactaatgcaattttttttcatgactgaCGCATCAcccctgtttcttttttttttttttctcttgtttttgccCCCAGGGCTGACGAGACTcaagaggagctgcaggagttccAGCAGATGAGCCGGGACTACGAAGCAGAGCTGGAGACGGAACTGAAGCAGTGTGAGGGCAGAAACAAGGAGCTGTTGCTGGAGAACAACCGACTTCACATGGAGCTGGAAGCTATCAAGGTTCAGTATCTGCAGCACTTAAAGCCAAGATCAACAGCTTAGTTCCAGCTCTGCCTCAAGCAAACTCTGAGAAGGAATAATAACAACTGAAAATGACGgatatttttgctttacttaACTTTAGCATGTCTCTGCTGAAACCTAAACACAAGAATCAGTTTGATGGTAACTGTATTAAGCTGTTGGTGGATCTGATTCTGTGCAGGAGAAATGTGAAGCCCAGATTTCCGATGCTTTGAGGCATATCACAGCCCTGGAGGAGGATTTGACCCAGACCCGGGCAGTGAGGGACCACCTCCAAAAGTACATCCGGGAGCTGGAGCAGGCCAACGACGATCTAGAGAGGACCAAGAGGTCAGGATTCATTCTTTAGCTATCTTTTTTGTTCACCacttatttacatattttaagatAGTTTTCATAGAagcttgtttttaaacatttatttatttaattcttaaatcattttattagccttaaaaaaggtGACGAGTTTGGATTCTGTGAGATTTCAGTTTAAGTCTGCAAGCAGGTataaattctgcaaaaaaaaaaaaagaaaataatgcagCAAAGAGGTGCATCTTATTTTGTTGCTTACTTTTAGATACCAGTcttcttttaaaggaaaaaataacttaaGAGGAAAGTGCAGAAGTGTCGGGAAAATTATTCAGAATCTTACTGTAGAGGTTAAAGGTCAGAAAAGatgaatttatataaataacTTGTGTAATGATTTGCTTTAACTTTATTAAGCCcaatgtttgtaaaatcaagttAAAACTCAGGGTTGTCTttccctttgaaaaaaaattgtcaactatatttaaaacaaagttgtttgtTCAGAACTTATTATAGTAAATtgaacttcagtctcattttcatctataacaaaaacttaacagttttactttgaaaataagaaCCTTCACTAACACCTTactttgaagattttatttctgatgacagtttgtttagattttataCTTAGAATCcaacaatattaaaatgttattgcctgaagtgtgttttttactatgctcttatttatttaaataaataaatattggatGTCATAAATACTCGTATTTGTTCTCTCTGGAACAGATCGCAGATACCTGAGTATTCAGGTACTTATGCAGCCTAACTTTGCCACAGGTTTTTGAGGTACAGGCTTGTGTGATCTAATGCCAGTTAGTAACACCGTTGTGGTTCATGGTTCAGCTGAGAGATCCGTAACCTATTTTGAGACCTGCAAATGAGTTTGAAGAAGAACCAGCTTTGCTGTGCATTTGGACCAAGCCACTCCTCTCCACGTTGCAGGGCGACCATCATGTCTCTGGAGGACTTTGAGCAGCGGATGAACCAGGTCATTGAGAGAAACGCCTTTCTAGAGAGTGAGCTGGACGAGAAGGAGAACCTGCTGGAGTCTGTGCAGAGGCTTAAGGATGAAGCCAGAGGTGTGGTCACGTTTTCAAAACCTGCAAAGTTGTCATTTGTAATTCAGCAGAACCTTTGGTTCTTTAggattctgcttttgttttgttggatgTAATGTTTGGTGAGACTgatcttttaaaagaaaatcacgaGCTGCTTTTGCCGTTGCAGACCTTCGACATGAACTGGCTGTGAGACAGAAGGAGAGACGACCGTCCAGCAGTCTGGGAAGAGACACAGACCGCCCAGATCTGTCCCAGATGAACCCGTCTGCCCCCGTCACTCCAAACAAACCCATCAGCTCGTACTCCACCCCCCTTCCCTCCAGCATCCGCAGAGGTATTCCCaactgtcagatttttttttctgttcatgtaGGAACCCACtgttatctgtattttttttcttttaggcgACGGTCTAACGGGGACGCCCCTCACCACGTCAGCCAGAATATCTGCTCTTAACATTGTTGGAGAGCTGCTGAGAAAAGTTGGAGTAAGAGA from the Oryzias melastigma strain HK-1 linkage group LG1, ASM292280v2, whole genome shotgun sequence genome contains:
- the LOC112137628 gene encoding nuclear distribution protein nudE homolog 1; the encoded protein is MVEPAAHSFASVEEEMVFWKEQAQRQQQRADETQEELQEFQQMSRDYEAELETELKQCEGRNKELLLENNRLHMELEAIKEKCEAQISDALRHITALEEDLTQTRAVRDHLQKYIRELEQANDDLERTKRATIMSLEDFEQRMNQVIERNAFLESELDEKENLLESVQRLKDEARDLRHELAVRQKERRPSSSLGRDTDRPDLSQMNPSAPVTPNKPISSYSTPLPSSIRRGDGLTGTPLTTSARISALNIVGELLRKVGNLESKLASCRDFVCDPAMNRAVLPDGRGSPAGVEGGPDLHSSSLSPPPQYDSLVKRLEFGPAPPRSLSQGPHSPQGGVKILL